The following are encoded together in the Brassica napus cultivar Da-Ae chromosome A9, Da-Ae, whole genome shotgun sequence genome:
- the LOC106367153 gene encoding conserved oligomeric Golgi complex subunit 6: MASTVGLAPGLSRKLKKVLECRTDTPDLVASLNALSSFYDENSAHARRNLRSTIEKRALQINSEFLSAADSTQIALDRVEEEVNALADCCDKIAAALSSSAETTSDIISTTERLKQELEVTTQRQEIVGCFLRDYQLSNEEIKALREDELDESFFQALSHVQEIHSNCKLLLRTHHQRAGLELMGVMAMYQEGAYERLCRWVQAECRKLGDTDNPEVGDLLRTAVRCLKEKPALFKYCAEEVGNLRHNALFRRFISALTRGGPGGMPRPIEVHAHDPLRYVGDMLGWLHQALASERELVHALFDIDSADYKSTAKNTAENDSLKAAESDFTFVLDRIFEGVCRPFKVRVEQVLQSQPSLIISYKLTNTLEFYSYTISDLLGRDTALCNTIGMVKDAAQKTFFDILKTRGEKLLRYPPPVAIDLSPPPAVREGVSLTLEIIENYNSMMVSASGEKPAFDPVLSALLDPIIKMCEQAAEAHKSKMSGQLTRRSRTSSDSSQLTSVDALLSSSSSPPQNNETPSKIFLINCLCAIQQPLLRHDVASQYVTNIGSMIENHINLLVQKEVDTLLQRCGLSDKMQIFRSYTTTEVALSGRQETSPAVLSECLKAFFGLVLGSEGSLPEFEQIQVPKLRSEACVRVAKTLAEDYEVIYRAVTDQQNGYPDPKSLARHPPDQIRTILGI, from the exons ATGGCTTCGACGGTGGGATTAGCGCCGGGACTATCTCGGAAGCTGAAGAAGGTACTGGAATGCCGTACGGATACTCCGGATCTGGTGGCGTCGCTAAACGCTTTGTCTTCATTCTACGACGAGAACAGCGCTCACGCGCGGCGGAACCTCAGATCGACGATCGAGAAGCGCGCGCTCCAGATCAACAGCGAGTTCCTCAGCGCGGCCGATTCGACTCAGATCGCGTTGGATCGCGTGGAGGAGGAAGTGAACGCCTTGGCCGATTGCTGCGACAAGATCGCGGCGGCGCTGAGCAGCTCGGCGGAGACCACAAGCGATATCATCAGTACGACGGAGAGGCTGAAGCAAGAGCTTGAGGTTACTACTCAGAGGCAGGAGATTGTTGGTTGCTTTCTTCGTGATTATCAGCTATCCAACGAAGAG ATCAAAGCGCTTAGGGAAGATGAATTGGATGAGAGTTTCTTCCAAGCCTTGTCTCATGTTCAGGAGATTCATTCCAATTGCAAATTGCTTCTCAGGACGCATCATCAG CGAGCTGGCTTGGAGTTGATGGGAGTGATGGCTATGTACCAAGAAGGAGCTTATGAGCGTCTTTGCAG GTGGGTTCAGGCTGAGTGTAGGAAACTGGGTGATACGGATAACCCAGAGGTGGGTGACCTTTTGAGGACTGCTGTTCGCTGTCTTAAGGAGAAACCTGCGCTCTTCAAATATTGTGCCGAGGAG GTAGGGAATCTGAGACATAATGCCTTATTTAGAAGGTTTATTAGCGCTCTTACACGTGGAGGACCTGGAGGAATGCCTAGACCTATTGAAGTTCATGCCCATGACCCCTTACGATATGTTGGAGACATGCTTGGGTGGCTGCATCAG GCTTTGGCATCAGAAAGAGAACTTGTTCATGCTTTATTTGACATAGACTCAGCAGATTATAAATCAACGGCGAAGAATACTGCTGAGAATGATTCCCTAAAGGCAGCAGAATCTGATTTTACATTTGTTCTGGATAGAATTTTCGAAGGAGTTTGCAGGCCATTTAAAGTGAGAGTCGAGCAAGTGCTGCAGTCACAACCAAGTCTTATTATTTCTTATAAACTCACCAACACCTTGGAGTTCTACAGCTACACT ATCTCAGACTTACTCGGCCGAGACACTGCTCTCTGTAATACAATTGGGATGGTTAAGGATGCTGCACagaaaaccttcttcgacattCTTAAAACCCGAGGGGAGAAGCTTCTACGATACCCTCCACCGGTAGCGATTGATCTCTCTCCGCCTCCAGCTGTCCGAGAAGGAGTTTCTCTAACTCTTGAGATAATCGAGAACTACAACAGCATGATGGTTTCCGCTTCAGGAGAGAAACCGGCATTTGATCCTGTCCTCTCTGCACTGCTCGACCCTATCATTAAG ATGTGTGAGCAAGCAGCAGAGGCGCACAAATCGAAAATGAGCGGCCAATTAACCAGACGAAGCCGAACAAGTTCCGACTCAAGCCAGTTAACATCAGTAGATGCTCTACTCTCTAGCAGCTCGTCCCCACCACAG AACAATGAAACACCCTCGAAGATATTCCTCATCAACTGTTTATGCGCCATCCAACAACCGTTGCTAAGACACGATGTGGCGTCACAGTACGTAACTAACATCGGATCAATGATCGAGAACCACATAAACCTCCTGGTCCAGAAAGAAGTCGACACGCTCCTCCAAAGATGCGGTCTTTCAGACAAAATGCAAATCTTCCGCTCTTACACCACAACCGAAGTTGCTTTGTCTGGACGACAGGAGACGTCACCCGCAGTGCTGTCGGAATGCCTCAAGGCCTTCTTCGGCCTCGTTTTGGGAAGCGAAGGCTCTCTTCCTGAGTTCGAGCAGATACAAGTCCCTAAACTCAGGTCCGAAGCTTGCGTGCGGGTGGCCAAAACGTTAGCTGAAGATTATGAAGTTATATACCGAGCCGTAACGGATCAACAAAACGGGTATCCAGATCCGAAATCCCTCGCTCGACATCCACCGGATCAGATCCGAACCATTCTCGGTATATGA